A window of the Oscillospiraceae bacterium NTUH-002-81 genome harbors these coding sequences:
- a CDS encoding pitrilysin family protein: MVREFYLHNGLHVVYEPMEQVRTVSFGVWVQVGSAYETKENNGISHVIEHMLFKGTDIRTAGDIADETAALGGNLNAYTGKEYTAYYLKTLDDQLEPSMDLISDMLKASAFREEQLATEKQVVIDEISMYNDSCEDMVHEKLQKKVWKNHPLGYIISGKKRTVRAFTRQEIMDFWRTYYTAGRMLICAAGHIDEAGFQDQLERYFGDIPSGRQGNELTVPVYGVKHFRRFREIEQVHLDIAMPGLTVDAPERYAFSLANSILGGSVSSRLFQKIREEEGRAYSIYSYGSNFCKAGLWQIYAATNAGQLDLAMEDTFSLIRQMKKEGVTPAELTQAKRELRAEVILGNESPQARMDNLAKSVLCYGRVISPEETLAGLTRVTEADISAFMEQWADVEQASVCIMGNYEG; encoded by the coding sequence ATGGTCAGAGAATTTTATTTGCATAACGGGCTGCATGTGGTATATGAGCCCATGGAGCAGGTGCGGACGGTGTCGTTCGGCGTCTGGGTACAGGTGGGCTCCGCCTATGAGACGAAGGAAAATAACGGCATTTCCCATGTGATCGAGCATATGCTGTTCAAGGGAACGGATATCCGTACCGCCGGGGACATTGCCGATGAGACGGCAGCGCTGGGCGGCAATCTGAACGCCTATACCGGAAAGGAATACACTGCCTATTATCTGAAAACGCTGGACGATCAGCTGGAGCCGTCCATGGATCTCATCAGCGATATGCTGAAAGCGTCTGCTTTCCGGGAGGAGCAGCTGGCTACGGAAAAACAGGTGGTCATTGACGAGATCAGCATGTACAACGATTCCTGCGAGGATATGGTGCATGAGAAGCTGCAGAAAAAGGTATGGAAAAATCACCCGCTGGGCTATATCATTTCCGGGAAAAAACGGACGGTGCGGGCATTTACCCGGCAGGAGATCATGGATTTCTGGCGGACGTACTATACTGCGGGCCGGATGCTGATCTGCGCGGCAGGCCATATCGATGAGGCTGGTTTTCAGGATCAGCTGGAGCGGTATTTCGGGGATATCCCGTCCGGACGGCAGGGCAATGAACTGACGGTGCCGGTGTACGGCGTGAAACATTTCCGTCGGTTCCGGGAGATCGAACAGGTGCATCTGGATATCGCCATGCCGGGACTGACGGTGGATGCCCCGGAGCGGTACGCCTTTTCCCTGGCCAACAGCATTCTGGGCGGAAGCGTCAGCTCCCGGCTGTTTCAGAAGATCCGGGAGGAAGAGGGCCGGGCCTACAGCATTTATTCCTATGGCAGCAATTTCTGCAAGGCAGGCTTATGGCAGATCTATGCGGCCACCAATGCAGGGCAGCTGGATCTGGCCATGGAGGATACCTTTTCTCTGATCCGGCAGATGAAAAAGGAGGGCGTCACCCCTGCAGAGCTTACCCAGGCAAAGCGGGAGCTGCGGGCGGAGGTGATCCTGGGCAACGAAAGCCCCCAGGCCCGGATGGACAATCTGGCAAAATCGGTGCTTTGCTACGGGCGGGTGATCTCCCCGGAGGAGACGCTGGCAGGCCTTACACGGGTGACCGAGGCGGATATTTCTGCTTTTATGGAGCAGTGGGCCGATGTGGAACAGGCATCGGTGTGCATTATGGGCAATTACGAGGGCTGA
- a CDS encoding YebC/PmpR family DNA-binding transcriptional regulator, translating into MSGHSKFANIKHKKEKNDAAKGKIFTIIGREIAVAVKEGGPDPANNYKLQAVIAKAKAANMPNDTIDRGIKRAAGDSGSVNYEYVTYEGYGPSGTAIIVDALTDNKNRTAANVRSAFTKGKGNVGTQGCVSFMFDKKGQIIVDKEECDMDADELMMTALDAGAEDFSEEEDSFEILTDPDAFEDVRKALEEAGIPMANAEVTMIPQTYVELTSEEDVRNIQRTLDLLEDDDDVQAVYHNWDAPEEEDEE; encoded by the coding sequence GAAGATCTTTACCATCATCGGAAGAGAAATTGCCGTAGCTGTCAAAGAGGGCGGCCCGGATCCGGCCAACAACTACAAGCTGCAGGCAGTCATCGCCAAGGCAAAGGCAGCCAACATGCCCAACGATACCATCGACCGGGGCATTAAGCGTGCAGCAGGCGATTCCGGTTCCGTCAACTATGAGTATGTCACATACGAGGGCTACGGTCCCAGCGGTACAGCCATCATCGTAGACGCACTGACAGACAACAAGAACCGTACTGCAGCCAACGTCCGCAGCGCTTTCACCAAGGGCAAGGGAAATGTCGGCACACAGGGATGTGTATCCTTCATGTTTGACAAGAAGGGACAGATCATCGTGGATAAGGAAGAATGCGACATGGATGCTGACGAACTCATGATGACCGCACTGGATGCAGGTGCTGAGGACTTCAGCGAGGAAGAGGACAGCTTTGAGATCCTTACAGATCCCGATGCATTTGAGGATGTCCGCAAGGCGCTGGAGGAGGCAGGCATCCCCATGGCAAATGCAGAGGTAACCATGATCCCGCAGACCTATGTGGAGCTGACCTCAGAGGAAGATGTCCGCAATATCCAGAGAACCCTGGATCTTCTGGAGGATGACGATGACGTGCAGGCTGTATACCATAACTGGGATGCGCCGGAAGAGGAAGACGAAGAATAA
- a CDS encoding TIGR00266 family protein produces the protein MRYEIKGDTLPVVICHLEDGEQMITEGGAMSWMSPNMQMATTTNGGLGKAFGRMFSGEKMFQNVYTAKGSGMIAFTSCFPGSIRAFEIGPGREMVFQKHAFLASESGISLSVFFQKKLGAGLFGGEGFIMQKVEGNGIVFAEFDGHVVEYELQPGQKIIVDTGYIAAMSATCSMDIQAVPGMKNMLFGGEGIFNTVVTGPGHIWLQTMPISNVAGALRPYIPTGNS, from the coding sequence ATGCGTTATGAGATCAAAGGGGATACCCTTCCGGTGGTGATCTGCCATCTGGAGGACGGAGAGCAGATGATCACGGAAGGCGGTGCTATGTCCTGGATGTCACCGAACATGCAGATGGCGACCACGACCAACGGCGGACTGGGCAAGGCGTTCGGACGCATGTTTTCCGGGGAAAAAATGTTCCAGAATGTTTATACGGCAAAGGGAAGTGGTATGATCGCTTTTACTTCCTGTTTCCCGGGCTCCATCAGGGCGTTTGAGATCGGGCCGGGCCGGGAGATGGTGTTCCAGAAGCACGCGTTTCTTGCCAGTGAGAGCGGTATTTCACTGTCTGTCTTTTTCCAGAAAAAGCTGGGCGCCGGTCTGTTTGGCGGCGAGGGCTTTATCATGCAGAAGGTGGAAGGAAACGGCATTGTGTTTGCGGAGTTCGACGGCCATGTGGTGGAGTATGAGCTGCAGCCGGGTCAGAAGATCATCGTGGATACGGGCTACATTGCAGCCATGAGCGCCACCTGTTCCATGGATATCCAGGCGGTGCCGGGCATGAAAAATATGCTGTTCGGCGGCGAGGGTATTTTCAACACGGTGGTGACCGGGCCGGGACACATCTGGCTGCAGACCATGCCCATCTCCAACGTGGCGGGCGCCCTGCGGCCCTATATTCCCACGGGGAATTCATGA
- a CDS encoding CFI-box-CTERM domain-containing protein, with amino-acid sequence MGFKEGMCPKCHELLQVPEDRERILCMFCGQEIETAEAVRALAEHNRIVAESVPCMDIYGEVKEDFLSMLEKIEDPMKGFKKQTYETTFQDYYNRNRYIFEALEKAYCVAEDKEAFLAQAAADFVGRAQEGMSTITKKSQRADQQLKNNMAMVVYILPAIAAYKGSSSQALPEQMVALWNETFENTNIKTSTFELINAGFKRRFCYITTAVCESLGKPDDCYELNLLRDYRDGYLMERPEGEALVQEYYDIAPTIVKRIGRRSDAGTIYQGIYDQYLKPCIRLIEEGDQAACQQVYTDMVQTLKETYFLTERVKSHRERQAS; translated from the coding sequence ATGGGATTTAAAGAGGGAATGTGCCCGAAATGCCATGAACTTCTGCAGGTGCCGGAGGACCGGGAGCGGATCCTGTGTATGTTCTGCGGACAGGAGATCGAGACGGCGGAAGCTGTCCGGGCGCTGGCGGAGCACAACCGGATCGTAGCAGAGAGCGTCCCCTGTATGGATATTTACGGAGAGGTGAAGGAAGACTTCCTCTCCATGCTGGAGAAGATAGAAGACCCGATGAAGGGATTTAAGAAACAGACCTACGAGACCACGTTCCAGGACTATTATAACCGGAACCGCTATATTTTTGAGGCGCTGGAGAAGGCCTACTGTGTGGCAGAGGACAAGGAGGCGTTTCTTGCACAGGCGGCGGCTGATTTTGTCGGCAGAGCGCAGGAGGGCATGAGCACCATCACGAAGAAGAGCCAGCGGGCGGATCAGCAGCTGAAAAATAATATGGCCATGGTGGTTTATATCCTGCCGGCCATTGCAGCGTATAAGGGTTCCAGCAGCCAGGCGCTGCCGGAGCAGATGGTGGCCCTGTGGAATGAGACCTTTGAAAACACGAACATCAAGACGTCCACCTTCGAGCTGATCAATGCCGGATTTAAGCGTCGTTTCTGCTATATCACCACGGCAGTATGCGAGTCTCTGGGCAAGCCGGACGACTGCTATGAGTTGAATCTGCTGCGGGATTACCGGGACGGTTATCTGATGGAGCGCCCGGAGGGAGAAGCGCTGGTGCAGGAGTACTATGACATCGCGCCCACCATTGTGAAGCGGATCGGCCGCCGGTCAGATGCCGGTACGATTTATCAGGGCATCTATGACCAGTACCTGAAGCCCTGTATCCGTCTGATCGAAGAAGGGGATCAGGCTGCCTGTCAGCAGGTTTACACTGATATGGTACAGACGCTGAAGGAGACGTATTTCCTGACAGAACGGGTAAAAAGTCACCGGGAACGTCAGGCTTCCTGA